The proteins below come from a single Nocardiopsis gilva YIM 90087 genomic window:
- a CDS encoding lytic polysaccharide monooxygenase auxiliary activity family 9 protein, translating to MPRRRTTAALAVIGGFTLLFSGLTTAAANAHGSMQDPVSRVYNCRLEGPENPSSDACRDAIAQGGTQPVYDWNEVNIPNAAGRHRQLIPDGRLCSAGRAKYAAFDAPRTDWVATDLPSGGTRTLTFHATAPHRGTYEFYLTRDGYDPSQPLKWSDLESTPLTTVTDPATWNGRWSTTVRLPQKSGRHMLYVIWQRSDSPEAFYSCSDVVFR from the coding sequence ATGCCCAGACGACGCACGACCGCCGCCCTCGCCGTGATCGGCGGCTTCACCCTGCTCTTCAGCGGACTCACCACGGCCGCCGCCAACGCCCACGGCAGCATGCAGGACCCCGTCAGCCGGGTCTACAACTGCCGGTTGGAGGGGCCGGAAAACCCCAGTTCCGACGCGTGCCGGGACGCCATCGCCCAGGGCGGCACCCAGCCCGTCTACGACTGGAACGAGGTCAACATCCCCAACGCCGCCGGGCGGCACCGCCAGCTCATCCCCGACGGGCGGCTGTGCAGCGCCGGACGCGCCAAGTACGCGGCCTTCGACGCCCCGCGTACCGACTGGGTCGCCACCGACCTGCCCTCGGGCGGGACACGGACGCTCACCTTCCACGCCACCGCCCCGCACCGGGGAACCTACGAGTTCTACCTGACCCGGGACGGCTACGACCCGTCCCAGCCACTGAAGTGGTCCGATCTGGAGTCGACACCCCTGACCACGGTCACCGACCCGGCGACCTGGAACGGGCGGTGGAGCACCACGGTGCGGCTGCCCCAGAAGAGCGGACGGCACATGCTGTACGTGATCTGGCAGCGCTCCGACAGCCCCGAGGCGTTCTACTCCTGCTCCGACGTGGTCTTCAGGTGA
- a CDS encoding RNA polymerase sigma factor — translation MGNAEKGSSPRRPAARVDDSLEELAVLARDGDQAALEELIRRIQPEVLRRCARFLPYRQDAEEACNDALLRVARNIGGFKGDSLFTTWLYTVVSNSARQTYRSMKRRAAEMPTEAERIPNQRDPRTTSVIAGSRIDLLEALDQLEKDRPNLVAPLVLRDLCQMDYNEIAEELDLALGTVKSRIHQGRKHVRKSLAVT, via the coding sequence GTGGGAAACGCTGAGAAGGGCTCGTCGCCGCGCCGTCCGGCCGCGAGGGTCGACGACTCCCTGGAAGAACTCGCGGTGCTCGCCCGCGACGGCGACCAGGCGGCGCTCGAGGAGCTGATCCGCCGCATCCAGCCCGAGGTACTGCGGCGGTGCGCGCGCTTCCTGCCCTACCGCCAGGACGCCGAGGAGGCCTGCAACGACGCGTTGCTGCGGGTGGCGCGCAACATCGGCGGGTTCAAGGGCGATTCCCTGTTCACCACCTGGCTCTACACCGTTGTCTCCAACTCGGCGCGGCAGACCTACCGGTCGATGAAGCGCCGCGCCGCCGAGATGCCCACCGAGGCCGAGCGCATCCCCAACCAGCGCGACCCGCGCACGACGAGCGTCATCGCCGGGTCGCGCATCGACCTGCTGGAGGCGCTCGACCAGTTGGAGAAGGACCGGCCCAACCTGGTGGCCCCGTTGGTACTCCGCGACCTCTGCCAGATGGACTACAACGAAATCGCCGAGGAACTCGACCTGGCTCTGGGCACGGTGAAATCGCGGATCCATCAGGGCCGGAAGCATGTGCGCAAGTCGCTTGCTGTGACATAA
- a CDS encoding aggregation-promoting factor C-terminal-like domain-containing protein, with translation MLLNRISLRAATAVGSATLVAGVTFAVTAFADTGADPGLAASAATAAQPPAPEDAPDDFFAASDPSPGEDLAQEREKAKGLMEEAGNAAVSSGSGSVKEEKEEEEEESKDEDDSGDSDTPVPTGDPKAIAKAMLGDYGWGQEQFTCLEPLWEKESNWDHQAKNPSSGAYGIPQALPGSKMASAGSDWETNPATQIEWGLGYIEGRYDNPCGAWAHSQAKGWY, from the coding sequence GTGCTACTTAACCGGATCTCGTTGCGGGCGGCCACGGCCGTGGGGTCCGCGACGCTGGTCGCAGGCGTGACATTCGCGGTGACCGCGTTCGCGGACACCGGCGCTGACCCCGGGCTGGCCGCCTCCGCCGCCACCGCGGCGCAGCCCCCCGCCCCCGAGGACGCCCCCGACGACTTCTTCGCCGCCAGCGACCCGAGCCCTGGCGAAGATCTGGCCCAGGAGCGCGAAAAGGCCAAGGGGCTCATGGAGGAGGCCGGAAACGCGGCCGTGTCCTCCGGGTCGGGCTCCGTCAAGGAGGAGAAGGAAGAAGAGGAAGAGGAGTCGAAGGACGAGGACGACTCCGGCGACTCCGACACCCCCGTCCCCACCGGCGACCCCAAGGCCATCGCCAAGGCCATGCTCGGCGACTACGGCTGGGGGCAGGAGCAGTTCACCTGCCTCGAACCGCTGTGGGAGAAGGAGAGCAACTGGGACCACCAGGCCAAGAACCCCAGCTCCGGCGCCTACGGCATTCCGCAGGCCCTTCCCGGCAGCAAGATGGCCAGCGCCGGGTCCGACTGGGAGACCAACCCGGCCACCCAGATCGAGTGGGGCCTGGGCTACATCGAGGGTCGCTATGACAACCCCTGCGGCGCCTGGGCGCACTCGCAGGCCAAGGGGTGGTACTGA
- a CDS encoding transglycosylase family protein translates to MGGCVLLNRISGRLAVGAGAAAVVAGAAFVAAYADSDADAGQAVSALRPTSDAPEDFFAATEQISGSDLRRQREQAQRQIDAASGAAVTTGTGSATEVKEEPEEKDEGDAGGSDGAIDPDIGGDVDNLNWSALAQCESGGDPTKVSPAGFYGLYQFSMSTWQSAGGTGSPADASADEQTMRAKKLYTKVDGNWQGQWPECGRHLFD, encoded by the coding sequence ATGGGGGGATGCGTGTTACTCAACCGGATCTCAGGACGGCTGGCCGTGGGCGCCGGTGCCGCTGCGGTGGTCGCGGGGGCGGCCTTCGTCGCCGCGTACGCCGACTCCGACGCGGACGCCGGACAGGCGGTCTCCGCGCTGCGGCCGACCTCGGACGCCCCCGAGGACTTCTTCGCCGCCACCGAGCAGATCTCCGGCAGTGACCTGCGCAGACAGCGCGAACAGGCACAGCGGCAGATCGACGCGGCCAGCGGCGCGGCCGTGACAACGGGGACGGGCTCCGCCACGGAGGTGAAGGAAGAGCCCGAGGAAAAGGACGAGGGCGACGCGGGCGGCTCCGATGGGGCGATCGACCCCGACATCGGCGGCGACGTCGACAACCTCAACTGGAGCGCCCTGGCCCAGTGCGAGTCGGGCGGCGACCCGACGAAGGTGAGCCCTGCCGGCTTCTACGGGCTCTACCAGTTCAGCATGTCCACATGGCAGTCGGCCGGCGGTACGGGATCACCCGCCGACGCGAGCGCCGACGAGCAGACGATGCGCGCCAAGAAGCTCTACACCAAGGTCGACGGCAACTGGCAGGGCCAGTGGCCGGAGTGCGGCCGGCACCTGTTCGACTGA
- a CDS encoding serine/threonine-protein kinase yields MAKSNDGGERVIAARYRLRSKLGVGGMGVVWLAWDPHLAREVAVKEVLLPAGLTESQREEAHARVRREARSAARITHPSVVTIHDVLDVEGHPWVVMELIRGRSLQEELSAGGPIAPQRAAAIARELLEAVRAAHAAGVIHRDIKPANVMLTEGDRVTLTDFGIATVEGGSSITRTGTLVGSPEYMPPERIRGDQAAGAADLWSVGVTLYAMCEGASPFRRDSVTAAIAAVLSAPLPPTERAAPLAPLIRGLLERDPARRLTADQALALLGEAGSPAGGAPVAEPAQQPQSQPPAATYPQGPTTPSPSGPVTPPPNGPVTPRPSGPITPRPNGPVTPHPADPSTPNPAGGPHAGPPTGPMRSAPTGAWPTPYAEFTAQAQRTNPPRGFGIGTVLLGGGAIAVVLAVLLVVMFVMYAQNGPLSDARTYTNQWYAIDYPSDWEGRTDSANERFVEFTHPDGDAWFFVDSWSVEEGDPETAHDWLVFFEEEGEVPESYETIDVVESAPGFPASWDVAYAEGDYVDGDQTTPGRRLVAHVIVSDREGYVLAWNVPAHEATDYQGLHRSILDSFEPRS; encoded by the coding sequence ATGGCGAAGAGCAACGACGGCGGCGAGCGCGTCATCGCCGCCAGGTACCGGCTGCGGAGCAAACTCGGTGTCGGCGGCATGGGCGTCGTGTGGCTGGCGTGGGACCCCCACCTGGCCCGCGAGGTCGCCGTCAAGGAGGTGCTGCTTCCCGCCGGGCTCACCGAGTCCCAGCGCGAGGAGGCGCACGCGCGGGTGCGGCGCGAGGCCCGGTCGGCCGCCCGCATCACCCACCCCTCGGTCGTCACCATCCACGATGTCCTCGACGTCGAGGGCCACCCCTGGGTGGTGATGGAGCTGATCCGCGGCCGGTCGCTGCAGGAGGAGCTAAGCGCCGGAGGCCCGATCGCCCCGCAGCGCGCCGCCGCGATCGCACGGGAGCTCCTAGAGGCGGTCCGCGCGGCCCACGCGGCGGGGGTGATCCACCGCGACATCAAACCGGCGAACGTCATGCTCACCGAGGGCGACCGGGTGACGCTCACCGACTTCGGGATCGCCACGGTCGAGGGCGGATCCTCCATCACCCGCACCGGCACGCTGGTCGGCTCGCCCGAGTACATGCCGCCGGAGCGCATCCGCGGTGACCAGGCGGCCGGAGCCGCCGACCTGTGGAGTGTCGGCGTGACGCTGTACGCGATGTGTGAGGGTGCCTCCCCCTTCCGCCGGGACAGTGTCACCGCGGCGATCGCCGCAGTGCTCTCCGCTCCCCTCCCACCCACGGAACGCGCGGCGCCGCTGGCGCCGCTCATCCGGGGCCTGCTGGAACGCGATCCGGCACGACGGCTCACCGCCGACCAGGCGCTGGCGCTGCTCGGTGAGGCCGGATCGCCTGCCGGTGGAGCGCCGGTCGCGGAGCCGGCCCAGCAGCCGCAGTCGCAACCGCCCGCTGCCACGTACCCGCAGGGGCCCACGACCCCCTCTCCGAGCGGGCCGGTGACACCGCCGCCGAATGGCCCCGTCACGCCACGGCCAAGCGGTCCGATAACACCGCGACCGAACGGCCCCGTGACACCCCATCCCGCCGACCCGTCGACGCCCAACCCCGCCGGAGGGCCGCACGCGGGGCCGCCTACGGGCCCGATGCGCTCCGCCCCCACCGGCGCGTGGCCGACTCCCTACGCGGAATTCACCGCCCAGGCGCAGCGGACGAACCCTCCTCGGGGCTTCGGCATTGGCACGGTGCTCCTCGGCGGCGGCGCGATCGCCGTCGTCCTCGCCGTGCTCCTGGTGGTCATGTTCGTCATGTACGCCCAGAACGGTCCCCTGAGCGACGCCAGGACCTACACCAACCAGTGGTACGCGATCGACTACCCATCGGACTGGGAGGGGCGCACGGACAGCGCCAACGAGCGATTCGTCGAGTTCACGCACCCCGACGGGGACGCCTGGTTCTTCGTGGACTCGTGGTCGGTCGAGGAAGGCGACCCGGAGACCGCCCACGACTGGCTGGTCTTCTTCGAGGAGGAGGGCGAGGTCCCCGAGAGTTACGAGACGATCGACGTCGTCGAGTCCGCACCCGGATTCCCCGCGTCCTGGGACGTCGCCTATGCGGAGGGGGACTACGTCGATGGCGATCAGACGACGCCGGGTCGGCGGCTGGTCGCTCACGTCATCGTGAGCGACAGGGAGGGCTACGTCTTGGCGTGGAACGTCCCCGCTCATGAGGCCACCGACTACCAGGGACTGCACCGGTCGATCCTGGACTCCTTCGAGCCCCGGAGCTGA
- a CDS encoding serine/threonine-protein kinase, translating to MAQPDMFGRYRVIRHLGSGAFATVWLAHDDRLDTPVAIKVLAENWARRMDVHQRFMEEARILRQTDSNWLVRVHDLDVLPDERPYMVMTYADQGSVADLVAKGPLPLDEALRLLTEIGQGVTVLHRHGTIHRDIKPSNVLLLSSPVGQRVLVADLGFAKSIDQASGFTAAAGTPGYMSPEQSVPGGDIDVRVDVYSLGAVAYELITGRPPPSPPVRTPPGRIRPGLPPALDELIMAALSTDRANRPRDAQAFTDRVRAIRMTPGLPTSVPWWMRHRPKWVRTAAAVLTAAVLMTTTGAAALPGLRFIDVRDLNGRFVVAVPHAWAHEAHADGWEPRELGLLGGRQPGVLVSTDTGRWRDAESPSYGVFAGLLPRSAEQPGLDQLIDSVPCPGEPVRRTLDTARWTGEIREWDECAPRFGAAVLHARHGPETIYLEVRQPDQRPGIVDQVIDGTRLLE from the coding sequence GTGGCACAACCGGACATGTTCGGCCGATACCGCGTCATACGCCATCTGGGCTCCGGTGCGTTCGCGACGGTGTGGCTCGCGCACGACGACCGCCTCGACACCCCCGTGGCCATCAAGGTCTTGGCCGAGAACTGGGCCCGGCGGATGGACGTACATCAACGGTTCATGGAAGAGGCTCGCATACTCCGGCAAACCGACTCCAACTGGTTGGTACGCGTACACGACCTGGACGTCCTGCCTGACGAACGCCCGTACATGGTCATGACCTACGCCGACCAGGGAAGTGTCGCCGATCTCGTCGCCAAGGGACCGTTGCCGCTCGACGAAGCGCTGCGACTACTGACCGAAATCGGCCAAGGCGTCACGGTGCTGCACCGGCACGGCACCATTCACAGGGACATCAAACCGTCCAACGTGTTACTCCTGTCCAGTCCGGTGGGCCAACGGGTGCTCGTGGCCGACCTCGGCTTCGCCAAGAGCATCGACCAGGCGTCCGGCTTCACCGCGGCGGCGGGCACGCCCGGGTACATGTCGCCGGAGCAGAGCGTGCCCGGCGGCGACATCGACGTCCGCGTCGACGTCTACTCGCTGGGCGCGGTCGCCTACGAACTCATCACCGGGCGGCCCCCGCCGTCGCCGCCGGTGCGGACCCCGCCGGGCCGGATCCGGCCCGGCCTGCCGCCGGCCCTGGACGAGCTGATCATGGCCGCGCTGTCGACGGACCGGGCCAACCGCCCGCGGGACGCCCAGGCTTTCACCGACCGGGTGCGCGCGATCCGCATGACGCCCGGGCTGCCCACGTCGGTCCCGTGGTGGATGCGGCACCGGCCCAAGTGGGTGCGCACGGCCGCCGCCGTGCTCACCGCCGCGGTGCTGATGACCACCACCGGTGCGGCCGCGCTGCCGGGGCTGCGGTTCATCGATGTGCGCGACCTCAACGGGCGGTTCGTCGTCGCCGTCCCGCACGCCTGGGCGCACGAGGCGCACGCCGACGGGTGGGAGCCACGCGAGCTGGGGCTGCTCGGCGGACGGCAGCCCGGGGTCCTGGTCTCCACAGACACCGGGCGGTGGCGGGATGCCGAATCCCCCTCCTACGGGGTGTTCGCCGGGCTGCTGCCACGGTCGGCGGAGCAGCCCGGACTGGACCAGCTCATCGACTCGGTCCCCTGCCCGGGCGAGCCCGTGCGGCGCACCCTCGACACCGCGCGGTGGACCGGGGAGATCCGGGAGTGGGACGAGTGCGCGCCCCGGTTCGGCGCCGCCGTTCTGCACGCCCGGCACGGTCCGGAGACCATCTACCTGGAGGTGCGCCAGCCGGATCAGCGCCCGGGGATCGTCGACCAGGTCATCGACGGCACCCGGCTGCTGGAATGA
- a CDS encoding class II fumarate hydratase, which produces MSEFRIEHDSMGEVKVPADAKWRAQTQRAVENFPISGQGLESAHIAALGHIKAAAAKVNAELGVVPDHLAKAIRDAALEVAEGKWDDHFPIDVFQTGSGTSSNMNTNEVVATLASARLGEDVHPNDHVNASQSSNDVFPSSIHIAATAAVVNELIPALRHLEGEFTRKSVEFSTVVKSGRTHLMDATPVTLGQEFAGYAAQVRYGVERLQAALPRVAELPLGGTAVGTGINTPEGFSERVIAEIATATGLPLTEARDHFEAQGARDGLVELSGQLRTIAVSFAKFANDIRWMGSGPRTGLQEIFLPDLQPGSSIMPGKVNPVLCEAMLQVSSQVVGNDAAVAFGGATGNFELNVQLPLIARNVLESVRLLANVSRVFADRCVAGIEANEERCREYAESSPSIVTPLNRYIGYEEAAKVAKQALADRKTIREVVLERGYIADGKLTEAQLDEALDVLKMTNS; this is translated from the coding sequence ATGAGTGAATTCCGCATCGAGCACGACTCGATGGGCGAGGTCAAGGTCCCCGCTGACGCCAAGTGGCGCGCCCAGACGCAGCGCGCGGTCGAGAACTTCCCGATCTCGGGGCAGGGCCTGGAGAGCGCGCACATCGCCGCTCTGGGGCACATCAAGGCCGCCGCCGCCAAGGTCAACGCCGAGCTCGGGGTCGTCCCGGACCACCTCGCCAAGGCGATCCGCGACGCCGCCCTGGAGGTCGCCGAGGGCAAGTGGGACGACCACTTCCCCATCGATGTGTTCCAGACGGGTTCGGGCACGTCCAGCAACATGAACACCAACGAGGTCGTCGCGACGCTGGCGAGCGCGCGCCTCGGCGAGGACGTCCACCCCAACGACCACGTCAACGCCTCGCAGTCGTCCAACGACGTGTTCCCCTCGTCGATCCACATCGCCGCGACCGCGGCCGTGGTCAACGAGCTGATCCCGGCGCTGCGCCACCTGGAGGGCGAGTTCACCCGCAAGTCGGTGGAGTTCTCGACCGTCGTGAAGAGCGGCCGCACGCACCTGATGGACGCCACCCCGGTCACCCTGGGCCAGGAGTTCGCCGGCTACGCCGCGCAGGTCCGCTACGGAGTCGAGCGCCTGCAGGCGGCGCTGCCGCGCGTCGCCGAGCTGCCGCTGGGCGGCACCGCCGTCGGCACCGGCATCAACACCCCGGAGGGCTTCTCCGAGCGGGTCATCGCCGAGATCGCGACCGCCACCGGCCTGCCGCTGACCGAGGCCCGCGACCACTTCGAGGCGCAGGGCGCCCGTGACGGCCTGGTCGAGCTCTCCGGGCAGCTGCGGACCATCGCGGTGAGCTTCGCCAAGTTCGCCAACGACATCCGCTGGATGGGCTCCGGCCCGCGCACCGGTCTCCAGGAGATCTTCCTGCCCGACCTCCAGCCCGGGTCCTCGATCATGCCCGGCAAGGTCAACCCGGTGCTGTGCGAGGCCATGCTGCAGGTCTCCTCGCAGGTCGTCGGCAACGACGCGGCGGTGGCGTTCGGTGGTGCCACCGGCAACTTCGAGCTCAACGTGCAGCTCCCGCTCATCGCCCGCAACGTGCTGGAGTCGGTCCGCCTGCTGGCCAACGTGTCCCGCGTGTTCGCCGACCGCTGCGTGGCCGGGATCGAGGCCAACGAGGAGCGCTGCCGCGAGTACGCCGAGTCCTCCCCCTCGATCGTCACGCCGCTCAACCGGTACATCGGCTACGAGGAGGCCGCCAAGGTCGCCAAGCAGGCCCTGGCCGACCGCAAGACGATCCGCGAGGTCGTGCTCGAACGCGGCTACATCGCCGACGGCAAGCTCACCGAGGCGCAGCTCGACGAGGCGCTCGACGTGCTGAAGATGACGAACTCCTAG
- a CDS encoding isoprenyl transferase: MGFRDPLYWLYERRLERKLDSYEIPRHVGVVLDGNRRWAKTSGLARVEQGHQAGAEKIFELLGWCDEVGVQVVTMWLLSTDNLTRPAEELDPLLEIIENTVRRLQAEGWRVNPMGALDLLPDSTARVMKEAGAATSGNSGLIVNVAVGYGGRREIADAVRSLLLAEAAKGTSIEELAERLDLEHIAEHLYTRGQPDPDLLIRTSGEQRLSGFLLWQSAHSEFYFCEVFWPAFRRVDFLRAVRSYGARSRRYGS, encoded by the coding sequence ATGGGGTTCCGCGATCCCCTCTACTGGCTCTACGAGCGTCGTCTGGAGCGCAAACTCGACAGCTACGAGATCCCCCGCCACGTCGGCGTGGTCCTCGACGGCAACCGCCGATGGGCGAAGACCAGCGGGCTGGCCAGGGTCGAACAGGGGCACCAGGCCGGGGCCGAGAAGATCTTCGAGCTGCTGGGGTGGTGCGACGAGGTCGGCGTGCAGGTGGTCACGATGTGGCTGCTGTCCACCGACAACCTCACCCGCCCGGCCGAAGAGCTCGACCCGCTGCTGGAGATCATCGAGAACACCGTGCGGCGGCTGCAGGCCGAGGGCTGGCGCGTGAACCCCATGGGCGCCCTCGACCTGCTGCCCGATTCGACCGCTCGTGTCATGAAAGAGGCGGGCGCGGCCACATCCGGCAACTCCGGGCTGATTGTCAATGTTGCCGTCGGGTATGGGGGAAGACGTGAGATCGCCGACGCGGTGCGGTCGCTCCTCCTCGCCGAGGCGGCCAAGGGCACCAGCATTGAGGAGCTCGCCGAGCGCCTCGACCTGGAGCACATCGCGGAGCATCTCTATACCCGCGGCCAGCCCGACCCGGATCTGCTCATCCGGACCTCGGGGGAGCAGCGCCTCTCCGGCTTCCTGCTCTGGCAGAGCGCGCACTCGGAGTTCTACTTCTGCGAGGTCTTCTGGCCTGCCTTCCGCAGAGTCGACTTCCTGCGCGCGGTCCGCTCATACGGCGCGCGGAGCCGACGCTACGGCTCCTGA
- a CDS encoding alkaline phosphatase D family protein, which produces MAAPSPASPGSPLSRRSLLASGAVGLATAVVPGAAPALAQGKNRPVLTHGIQLGDPRGDGAVVWTRADRAARMVVEVSSRPDFADARIVRGPMLTPAHDGTGRIRITGVDPGTRVHVRVRAESGRAASEPVEGSFRVPGGGDGPIRFLWSGDVAGQGWGINTDIGGMPIYGAMADREPDFFVHSGDSCYADGPLEETVTLPDGRTWHNLVTEEKSKVAETLREFRGQFAYNLLDDGVRAFAARVPHIVQWDDHEVVNNWYPGEILDDDRYTQRRVDVLAARSHRAFHEWQPIIPAEAVDGRIYRKISYGPELDVFVIDMRPYRDANSPGTARRERILGEAQARWLVREMAASTATWKVIASDMPIGLVVPDGDDIEAVANGRPGVPRGREAEIAWVLHRLHRSGVQNVVWLTADVHYTAAHHYAPDRASSPEFTPFWEFVSGPLHAGAFGPNKLDPTFGPKAVFVQAPPRANVSPMEGFQHFGEVEIDRESRDLTVYLRDSNGDSLWSTTLNPQERPT; this is translated from the coding sequence ATGGCCGCACCGTCCCCCGCATCTCCCGGATCCCCGCTGTCCCGGCGCTCCCTGCTCGCTTCCGGCGCCGTCGGCCTGGCCACCGCCGTCGTCCCCGGAGCGGCCCCCGCGCTCGCCCAGGGCAAGAACCGGCCCGTCCTGACCCACGGCATCCAGCTCGGCGACCCGCGCGGCGACGGCGCCGTGGTGTGGACCCGGGCGGACCGCGCCGCGCGGATGGTCGTGGAGGTCTCCTCCCGCCCGGACTTCGCCGACGCGCGGATCGTGCGCGGGCCGATGCTGACCCCGGCACACGACGGGACCGGGCGGATCCGGATCACCGGCGTGGATCCGGGCACGCGCGTCCACGTCCGGGTGCGCGCCGAATCCGGCCGGGCCGCGAGCGAACCCGTCGAGGGCTCGTTCCGCGTCCCCGGCGGCGGGGACGGCCCCATCCGCTTCCTCTGGTCGGGCGACGTCGCAGGGCAAGGCTGGGGCATCAACACCGACATCGGCGGGATGCCGATCTATGGCGCCATGGCCGACCGCGAGCCGGACTTCTTCGTGCACAGCGGCGACTCCTGCTACGCCGACGGCCCGCTGGAGGAGACCGTCACCCTGCCCGACGGCCGGACCTGGCACAACCTCGTCACCGAAGAGAAGAGCAAGGTCGCCGAGACCCTGAGGGAGTTCCGCGGCCAGTTCGCCTACAACCTGCTCGACGACGGCGTCCGCGCGTTCGCCGCGCGCGTCCCGCACATCGTCCAGTGGGACGACCACGAGGTCGTCAACAACTGGTACCCGGGCGAGATCCTGGACGACGACCGCTACACCCAGCGCCGCGTCGATGTCCTGGCCGCCCGCTCCCACCGGGCCTTCCACGAATGGCAGCCGATCATCCCGGCCGAGGCCGTCGATGGCCGCATCTACCGGAAGATCTCCTACGGCCCCGAACTCGACGTCTTCGTCATCGACATGCGGCCCTACCGGGACGCCAACTCACCGGGCACCGCCCGCCGCGAGCGCATCCTCGGCGAAGCCCAGGCCCGGTGGCTGGTGCGGGAGATGGCGGCCTCGACCGCGACCTGGAAGGTCATCGCCTCCGACATGCCGATCGGCCTGGTCGTGCCGGACGGGGACGACATCGAGGCGGTCGCCAACGGACGACCGGGTGTCCCCCGCGGCCGCGAGGCCGAGATCGCCTGGGTGCTGCACCGGCTGCACCGAAGCGGCGTGCAGAACGTCGTCTGGCTGACGGCGGACGTGCACTACACCGCCGCGCACCACTACGCGCCGGATCGTGCGAGCAGTCCGGAGTTCACCCCGTTCTGGGAGTTCGTTTCCGGCCCACTGCACGCGGGGGCGTTCGGCCCGAACAAGCTCGACCCCACGTTCGGCCCCAAGGCGGTCTTCGTCCAGGCGCCGCCGCGTGCCAATGTCTCCCCGATGGAGGGCTTCCAGCACTTCGGGGAGGTCGAGATCGACCGCGAGAGTCGCGACCTCACCGTGTACCTCCGTGACAGCAACGGGGACTCCCTGTGGTCTACGACGCTGAATCCGCAGGAGCGACCGACCTGA
- a CDS encoding PhoH family protein, whose amino-acid sequence MLDTSVLLADPTSITRFAEHGVVLPIVVITELESKRHHPELGYFAREALRRLDDLRVAEGSLDVDVPVNEYGGTLRVELNHSDPSVLPAGFRLGDNDTRILTVARNLHDEGDVVLVSKDLPMRIKASSIGLAAEEYRAELAIEHGWTGMAELEVPAHEVSALFENGTADIEEARDLPCHTGLVLVSERGKALGRVLPDKSVKVVRGDRDVFGLHGRSAEQRIALDLLADPDLGIVSLGGRAGTGKSALALCAGLDAVLEKGRHRKVMVFRPLYAVGGQELGYLPGTENEKMSPWSQAVHDTLSAVTTPEVIEEVVDRGMLEVLPLTHIRGRSLHDAFVIVDEAQSLERGVLLTVLSRLGENSRVVLTHDVAQSDNLRVGRYDGVVAVIEKLKGHPLFSHITLTRSERSPIAALVTEMLEG is encoded by the coding sequence GTGCTCGACACCAGCGTCCTGCTGGCCGACCCCACGTCGATCACCCGATTCGCCGAGCACGGGGTGGTCCTGCCGATCGTGGTGATCACCGAACTGGAGAGCAAGCGCCACCACCCGGAACTGGGCTACTTCGCTCGGGAGGCGCTGCGCAGGCTGGACGACCTCCGGGTCGCCGAAGGGAGCCTCGACGTCGACGTCCCGGTCAACGAGTACGGCGGCACGCTGCGGGTGGAGCTCAACCACAGCGACCCGTCGGTGCTCCCGGCCGGATTCCGGCTCGGCGACAACGACACCCGGATCCTCACCGTCGCCCGCAACCTTCACGATGAGGGCGACGTCGTGCTGGTCAGCAAGGACCTGCCGATGCGCATCAAAGCGTCGTCCATCGGCCTGGCGGCCGAGGAGTACCGCGCCGAACTCGCCATCGAGCACGGCTGGACCGGCATGGCCGAACTGGAGGTCCCCGCGCACGAGGTGTCCGCGCTCTTCGAAAACGGGACGGCCGACATCGAGGAGGCCCGCGACCTGCCCTGCCACACCGGACTCGTGCTGGTCTCGGAGCGCGGCAAGGCACTGGGCCGGGTCCTTCCCGACAAGTCGGTGAAGGTGGTCCGGGGCGACCGCGACGTCTTCGGCCTGCATGGACGCAGCGCCGAGCAGCGCATCGCGCTCGACCTGCTGGCCGACCCCGACCTCGGCATCGTCTCGCTCGGCGGCCGCGCCGGCACCGGCAAGTCCGCGCTCGCGCTGTGCGCCGGGCTCGACGCGGTGCTGGAGAAGGGGCGGCACCGCAAGGTCATGGTGTTCCGTCCGCTCTACGCGGTCGGCGGCCAGGAGCTCGGCTACCTGCCCGGCACCGAGAACGAGAAGATGTCGCCCTGGTCCCAGGCGGTGCACGACACCCTCTCCGCGGTCACCACGCCCGAGGTCATCGAGGAGGTCGTCGACCGGGGCATGCTGGAGGTCCTGCCGCTCACCCACATCCGGGGCCGCTCGCTGCACGACGCGTTCGTCATCGTCGACGAGGCCCAGTCCCTGGAACGCGGGGTCCTGCTCACGGTGCTCTCGCGCCTCGGCGAGAACTCGCGCGTGGTGCTCACCCACGACGTCGCCCAGAGCGACAACCTGCGGGTGGGCCGCTACGACGGCGTCGTCGCGGTGATCGAGAAGCTCAAGGGCCACCCCCTCTTCTCGCACATCACCCTCACCCGCTCCGAGCGCTCCCCGATCGCCGCGCTCGTCACCGAGATGCTGGAAGGCTGA